The Ornithinimicrobium faecis genome includes a window with the following:
- a CDS encoding NuoI/complex I 23 kDa subunit family protein, with amino-acid sequence MSEDKLSEDKRSDDKPGALQLLRGLGKGLATTAKTLARPAHTRQYPHVEPDLPERSHGVIALLEENCTSCMLCARECPDWCIVIDSHKETLEPTTEGGRARQHNVLDRFDIDFSLCMYCGICIEVCPFDALFWAPDFAYAEGDIRNLLHDKAKLGTWMEQVPDSALPEGYTRPGTAVEEAEDATADKDATADEDTNTKDTKAEDTKTKGTPEGAVEE; translated from the coding sequence ATGAGTGAGGACAAGCTGAGCGAGGACAAGCGCAGCGACGACAAACCCGGAGCGCTGCAACTGCTGCGCGGCCTCGGCAAGGGCCTGGCCACGACCGCCAAGACGCTCGCTCGACCGGCCCACACGCGGCAGTACCCCCACGTGGAGCCCGACCTGCCCGAGCGCTCGCACGGTGTCATCGCGCTGCTCGAGGAGAACTGCACCTCCTGCATGCTCTGCGCCCGCGAGTGCCCCGACTGGTGCATCGTCATCGACTCCCACAAAGAGACCCTCGAGCCGACCACCGAGGGAGGCCGGGCCCGGCAGCACAACGTGCTGGACCGCTTCGACATTGATTTCTCGCTGTGCATGTATTGCGGCATCTGCATTGAGGTCTGCCCCTTCGACGCCCTGTTCTGGGCACCGGATTTTGCGTATGCCGAGGGAGACATCCGCAACCTGCTGCACGACAAGGCCAAGCTGGGCACCTGGATGGAGCAGGTGCCCGACTCAGCGCTGCCGGAGGGCTACACCCGCCCGGGCACGGCCGTCGAGGAGGCCGAGGACGCGACGGCTGACAAGGACGCGACGGCTGACGAGGACACAAACACCAAGGACACGAAGGCCGAGGACACCAAGACCAAGGGCACCCCGGAGGGGGCGGTCGAGGAGTGA
- a CDS encoding NADH-quinone oxidoreductase subunit J family protein, whose product MTSRDVLFAAVGLITAAAAVLAVTNRRVLHAGLWLVVALGGLAGCYLVLGAELVALVQLLVYVGAVVVLILFALMLTRSGASEVDTSPAHRWLAAAVGAGVTVLLGGALVTAYGWESRELTGPGSEQIGEQIFGTWVWPFELLSLLLLAALVTAVAVATTGRSKDEAA is encoded by the coding sequence GTGACCAGTCGCGACGTCCTGTTCGCGGCAGTGGGGTTGATCACCGCTGCCGCTGCTGTGCTGGCGGTCACCAACCGCCGGGTGCTGCACGCGGGCCTGTGGCTGGTCGTTGCCCTGGGCGGGCTGGCCGGCTGCTATCTCGTGCTCGGTGCTGAGCTCGTGGCGCTGGTGCAGCTCCTGGTCTATGTCGGTGCGGTTGTCGTGCTCATCCTGTTTGCGCTCATGCTGACCCGCTCCGGTGCCAGTGAGGTCGACACCTCGCCAGCCCACCGGTGGCTCGCCGCGGCCGTGGGGGCCGGCGTGACCGTGCTCCTCGGCGGTGCCCTGGTCACGGCCTATGGCTGGGAGAGCAGGGAGTTGACCGGCCCGGGCAGCGAGCAGATCGGAGAGCAGATCTTTGGCACCTGGGTCTGGCCCTTCGAGCTGCTCTCGCTCCTGCTCCTGGCAGCGCTGGTGACCGCAGTCGCGGTCGCCACGACCGGCCGCAGCAAGGATGAGGCCGCGTGA
- the nuoK gene encoding NADH-quinone oxidoreductase subunit NuoK, whose product MSPALPLLLAALLAGIGTYGVLARRHAVLMLIGVELLLAAAGLILVTVGQFTPDAHASGAVLTLFIITIAAAEIVVALAVIMAMFRTRGDVDLTGASEPTEPAEHPAGHESGVSQ is encoded by the coding sequence GTGAGCCCCGCCCTGCCCCTGCTGCTGGCCGCCCTGCTCGCCGGCATCGGCACCTACGGCGTGCTGGCCCGTCGGCATGCAGTCCTCATGCTGATTGGCGTCGAGCTGCTCCTGGCCGCAGCTGGGCTGATCCTGGTCACGGTCGGGCAGTTCACTCCTGACGCCCACGCGTCCGGCGCGGTGCTGACCCTGTTCATCATCACCATCGCCGCCGCTGAGATCGTCGTCGCTCTTGCGGTGATCATGGCGATGTTCCGCACCCGCGGCGACGTCGACCTGACCGGTGCCTCCGAGCCCACCGAGCCGGCGGAGCATCCCGCCGGGCACGAGTCGGGGGTGTCGCAGTGA
- a CDS encoding NADH-quinone oxidoreductase subunit L, with the protein MNDLLDLIGWPWPDWELPTLPLPDLPDIPLPDLPVTPAQVMILIAATVGILGLAVGRRSARPAAWVAVLGSGLVLLAAIWQMYAVYELGGLQTTGTVGPLALGELDVPLELAATRLSALVAAVVSLVALVVQVFARWYLWFDPRYRQFSATVSLFTAAMLLVVLSGDVLLTLIGWEVMGWCSFLLIGHLSAKDSANRAAVKALLVTRLADVGFVIGLIWLAAGAGSTSIAAIIEHWTGDDYAALSAAMCLVVIGVAGKSAQLPFQDWLPDAMEGPTPASALIHAATMVAAGTVVLAQLFPLLQAAGPARLLLAVLVSVTVVLAALLAFAQPDLKRLLAWSTVSQVGLMLAALTVVPDGTGSDVAIMHLLSHAWFKALLFLTVGWMGVLTGGTVVRYVASATKRYRSLRRPMGLGLLALAGVPPMVGFVSKELVLAQAEHGVQDGVGMAGTIVLAAVGASVPLTAAYCMRAWLILDRGPHRVSQRVPRRDQEHQIIDDFFDEPAVLEEAIGIEEAESAISSSARTAVALLGFFSVVGGILVFTPQLDLHVSINLQLLLAALLLMALAALAVWVVSRGVGSRDAAARLPMRVSLAAERGLGFDTLYRVVVARPVLALAHGVQWLDREVLDAYIRGVGPAARLLGSALERTHPRRPAPGLVLVLGGVLVLAAIGVVLT; encoded by the coding sequence GTGAACGACCTGCTCGACCTGATCGGCTGGCCCTGGCCGGACTGGGAGCTGCCCACCCTGCCGCTGCCGGACCTGCCCGACATCCCGCTGCCCGACCTCCCGGTCACCCCCGCCCAGGTGATGATCCTGATCGCGGCGACTGTCGGCATACTCGGTCTGGCCGTTGGCCGACGCTCGGCCCGCCCGGCGGCCTGGGTGGCCGTCCTGGGGTCCGGACTCGTTCTGCTGGCGGCGATCTGGCAGATGTATGCCGTGTATGAGCTGGGTGGTCTGCAGACCACCGGGACGGTCGGCCCCCTGGCGCTCGGCGAGCTGGACGTGCCGCTCGAGCTGGCCGCGACCCGGCTCTCCGCACTGGTCGCTGCGGTCGTCTCCCTGGTCGCTCTCGTGGTCCAGGTGTTCGCTCGCTGGTATCTGTGGTTCGACCCGCGTTATCGGCAGTTCTCGGCGACCGTCTCGCTGTTCACCGCGGCGATGCTGCTGGTCGTCCTCTCCGGGGATGTGCTGCTCACCCTCATCGGGTGGGAGGTCATGGGCTGGTGCTCGTTCCTGCTGATCGGGCACCTGTCCGCCAAGGACTCCGCCAACCGGGCCGCGGTCAAGGCCTTGCTGGTCACCCGCCTGGCTGACGTCGGGTTCGTGATCGGCCTGATCTGGCTCGCTGCGGGCGCCGGCTCGACCTCCATCGCGGCGATCATCGAGCACTGGACCGGCGACGACTATGCCGCCTTGTCCGCCGCGATGTGCCTGGTGGTCATCGGCGTCGCCGGCAAGTCGGCCCAGCTGCCCTTCCAGGACTGGCTCCCCGACGCCATGGAGGGCCCCACCCCGGCATCCGCCCTGATCCACGCCGCCACGATGGTCGCCGCTGGCACCGTCGTGCTCGCCCAGCTCTTCCCGCTGCTGCAGGCCGCCGGTCCGGCCCGACTGCTGCTCGCCGTGCTGGTCTCGGTGACCGTGGTGCTCGCCGCGCTGCTGGCCTTCGCCCAACCCGATCTCAAGCGGCTGCTCGCCTGGTCGACGGTCAGCCAGGTCGGCCTGATGCTCGCCGCGCTGACCGTGGTGCCGGACGGCACGGGCTCGGACGTGGCGATCATGCACCTGCTCTCGCACGCCTGGTTCAAGGCACTGCTGTTCCTGACTGTGGGCTGGATGGGCGTGCTCACCGGCGGCACCGTGGTGCGTTATGTCGCGTCCGCCACAAAGCGTTATCGCTCCCTGCGCCGGCCGATGGGGCTGGGACTGCTCGCCCTGGCCGGGGTGCCGCCGATGGTCGGTTTCGTGTCCAAGGAGCTCGTGCTCGCCCAGGCCGAGCACGGGGTGCAGGACGGCGTCGGGATGGCCGGGACGATCGTGCTCGCAGCGGTCGGGGCCAGCGTGCCGCTCACCGCGGCCTACTGCATGCGCGCCTGGCTGATCCTCGATCGCGGGCCGCACCGGGTGTCCCAGCGGGTCCCGCGCCGGGACCAGGAGCACCAGATCATCGACGACTTCTTCGACGAGCCCGCAGTGCTCGAGGAGGCCATCGGCATCGAGGAGGCCGAGTCGGCGATCTCCTCCTCTGCCCGCACCGCCGTCGCCCTGCTCGGCTTCTTTTCCGTCGTCGGCGGCATCCTCGTCTTCACCCCGCAGCTCGACCTGCACGTCAGCATCAACCTGCAGCTGCTCCTCGCTGCGCTGCTGCTGATGGCCCTGGCGGCCCTCGCCGTGTGGGTCGTCTCCCGGGGGGTCGGCTCCCGGGACGCAGCGGCCCGGTTGCCGATGCGGGTCAGCCTGGCCGCCGAGCGCGGCCTCGGCTTTGACACGCTCTATCGCGTCGTCGTGGCCCGCCCGGTCCTGGCCCTGGCCCACGGCGTGCAGTGGCTGGACCGCGAGGTGCTCGATGCGTATATCCGCGGGGTCGGCCCTGCAGCGCGGCTGCTGGGCAGCGCGCTGGAGCGCACCCACCCGCGGCGCCCCGCGCCCGGCCTGGTCCTGGTGCTCGGCGGCGTCCTGGTGCTCGCCGCCATCGGGGTGGTCCTGACGTGA
- a CDS encoding complex I subunit 4 family protein — translation MNIVDALALPVLVLTPLLVGVWLLVADRVGTPPRPGTSRGLAVTAAVLVAAAAVVVVWRRPEVDLLWIESLGVRLDLGVDGLSAPFVLLTGLMAIVATLVPYHHPLTDARLGEPGRHEPTVALPVIGTDVPRPRALATYYACLLVVIAGSLLTFLTRDALVFFVAFELVLIPMWVLIARHGDATSTADRDGAALRFLLFTATGSMLMLIGILALWSGTGTTDLTRWAELAGGSLDGGTQVIVAVILLIGLGIKVPVWPLHTWLPWVHATAPTAGSVLLAAVLLKMGAYGMIRLVAAPLPEGLASVSPVLAGLAVTGILWAGLACLVESDLKRLIAWASIGHLGFVVLAIAAGSETGLQAAVFGNMAHGLISALLFVLVGNLKHQWGGADLTSPRAALREVSPRLGFVLVLGMAAAMGLPGLAGFWGEWGALYAAWEPGPGRTLWWFRGFAIAAALGAVLAAAYAVRVLREVWAGDRRSPAIRDTRGVELALLTVLGVGIVALGVYPGPLLDLTAPATEAIIATLGVGR, via the coding sequence GTGAACATCGTGGACGCCCTCGCCCTGCCCGTCCTGGTGCTGACCCCGCTGCTCGTCGGGGTCTGGCTGCTGGTCGCCGACCGCGTCGGCACCCCGCCGCGCCCCGGCACCAGTCGCGGACTGGCCGTCACGGCCGCAGTGCTCGTGGCCGCTGCGGCAGTCGTCGTGGTGTGGCGCCGCCCCGAGGTCGACCTGCTCTGGATCGAGAGCCTCGGCGTGCGGCTCGACCTGGGCGTCGACGGGCTGAGCGCGCCGTTCGTCCTGCTCACCGGGCTGATGGCGATCGTGGCGACCCTGGTGCCCTATCACCACCCGTTGACCGACGCCCGCCTCGGCGAGCCCGGCCGTCACGAGCCCACCGTGGCCCTGCCCGTGATCGGCACCGACGTGCCGCGACCCCGTGCCCTGGCCACCTACTACGCCTGCCTGCTGGTGGTCATCGCTGGCTCCCTGCTGACCTTCCTGACCCGCGACGCCCTCGTGTTCTTCGTGGCCTTCGAGTTGGTGCTGATCCCGATGTGGGTGCTGATCGCCCGCCACGGCGACGCCACGAGCACCGCGGACCGGGACGGCGCCGCGCTGCGCTTCCTGCTGTTCACCGCCACCGGCTCGATGCTCATGCTGATCGGCATCCTGGCCCTGTGGAGCGGCACGGGCACCACCGACCTGACGCGCTGGGCCGAGCTCGCCGGCGGCTCCCTTGACGGCGGCACCCAGGTGATCGTGGCCGTCATCCTGCTCATCGGGTTGGGCATCAAGGTGCCGGTCTGGCCGCTGCACACGTGGCTGCCGTGGGTGCACGCGACCGCCCCCACCGCCGGGTCCGTCCTGCTGGCCGCGGTGCTGCTCAAGATGGGTGCCTACGGCATGATCCGTCTGGTCGCCGCGCCGCTGCCGGAGGGACTGGCCAGCGTGTCCCCGGTGCTGGCCGGGCTCGCCGTGACCGGGATCCTGTGGGCCGGGCTGGCGTGTCTGGTGGAGTCGGATCTCAAACGGCTCATCGCGTGGGCCTCCATCGGTCACCTGGGCTTCGTGGTGCTGGCCATCGCCGCCGGTTCGGAGACTGGCCTGCAGGCCGCGGTCTTCGGCAACATGGCGCACGGCCTGATCTCGGCGCTGCTGTTCGTCCTGGTCGGCAACCTCAAGCACCAGTGGGGCGGGGCGGACCTCACCTCCCCGCGCGCGGCCCTGCGCGAGGTCTCTCCCCGGTTGGGTTTCGTGCTCGTCCTGGGCATGGCAGCGGCGATGGGACTGCCCGGCCTGGCCGGGTTCTGGGGGGAGTGGGGTGCGCTGTATGCCGCATGGGAACCCGGTCCGGGCCGCACCCTGTGGTGGTTCCGCGGCTTTGCCATCGCTGCCGCGCTGGGAGCCGTCCTGGCAGCGGCCTATGCGGTGCGCGTCCTGCGTGAGGTGTGGGCCGGTGACCGGCGCAGCCCGGCGATCCGCGACACCCGCGGCGTCGAGCTCGCTCTGCTGACGGTGCTCGGCGTGGGCATCGTCGCGCTGGGCGTCTATCCCGGCCCGCTGCTCGACCTGACGGCCCCGGCCACCGAAGCGATCATCGCGACCCTGGGGGTGGGCCGATGA
- a CDS encoding NADH-quinone oxidoreductase subunit N: MTLDLNFAALWPVLAPAFAALAVLVLDVIIPRAHAAYLWLAAAGLVGGAVMTIPSITQASGDSTGAFCLPSGHCLYAASSLTGGLQLLALGSALVVLVLTWSDWASAGRGDRTSAPSVVLVALFLAATAGVAAVPAARDLGTLLVALELATLPVVGLVALERRASRHPGAVAGAVSLLTTSLVSFALLALGAALWVAATGSALLDPVAAAAAAAVPEQAALLLLAAVFVLAGLGFKLSAVPFHAWTPLTYATAPLPVTTFLAGTSKVAALGGMIVLVQALAGTSGFALVAVAVLAALTMTLGNAMALRQDNLVNLLAWSAIAQAGWLMLPLASLSSRAVHAAGGYLAVYVVATVLAFVVVIAVARRPGGGVTLADHTALARRQPLTAAALGLALLTLAGLPPAIIGLVAKVVVLRPVAADGTWWLLIVATLNIALGIAVYVRWLSALMARSGDDEGWERVVPAAVSADSEPTMSGDAASAPAGDADATTVLPTTEPTGARVTTAEPGATAVAGQSAYAMPWTHRVLIAVLALLLLAGSIAPVGIF; this comes from the coding sequence ATGACTCTCGACCTCAACTTCGCCGCACTCTGGCCCGTGCTGGCACCGGCTTTCGCCGCCCTGGCGGTGCTGGTCCTCGACGTGATCATCCCCCGGGCGCACGCGGCCTATCTGTGGCTCGCGGCCGCGGGTCTGGTCGGTGGCGCGGTCATGACGATCCCCTCGATCACCCAAGCTTCGGGAGACAGCACGGGGGCGTTCTGTCTGCCCTCGGGTCACTGCCTGTATGCCGCCAGCTCGCTGACCGGCGGCCTGCAGCTCCTCGCTCTCGGCAGTGCCCTGGTCGTCCTGGTCCTGACCTGGTCCGACTGGGCGAGCGCCGGTCGCGGCGACCGCACCAGCGCACCGAGCGTGGTCCTCGTCGCGCTCTTCCTCGCCGCGACCGCCGGAGTGGCCGCTGTTCCCGCTGCCCGGGACCTGGGCACGCTGCTCGTGGCCCTTGAGCTGGCCACGCTGCCGGTCGTTGGTCTGGTCGCGCTGGAGCGTCGGGCGAGTCGGCACCCTGGCGCGGTTGCTGGCGCCGTCAGCCTGCTGACCACCTCGTTGGTGTCCTTCGCACTCCTGGCCCTCGGCGCCGCGCTGTGGGTGGCGGCGACCGGCAGCGCCCTGTTGGACCCGGTGGCTGCGGCTGCTGCGGCGGCGGTGCCCGAGCAGGCGGCCCTCCTGCTGCTCGCGGCCGTGTTCGTGCTGGCCGGGCTGGGCTTCAAACTCTCGGCCGTGCCATTCCACGCCTGGACGCCGCTGACGTATGCCACCGCGCCCCTGCCGGTCACCACCTTTCTCGCAGGCACCTCCAAGGTGGCCGCCCTGGGCGGGATGATCGTGCTGGTGCAGGCGCTCGCGGGCACCTCCGGCTTCGCGCTCGTCGCGGTCGCCGTCCTGGCCGCGCTCACCATGACCCTGGGCAATGCCATGGCGCTGCGCCAGGACAACCTGGTCAACCTGCTCGCCTGGTCGGCGATCGCGCAGGCCGGCTGGCTGATGCTCCCGCTGGCCTCCCTGTCCTCGCGCGCGGTGCACGCTGCGGGTGGCTATCTCGCGGTCTATGTGGTCGCCACCGTCCTGGCCTTCGTTGTGGTGATCGCGGTGGCCCGGCGCCCCGGCGGAGGAGTCACGCTGGCCGACCACACCGCGCTGGCTCGCCGGCAGCCGCTGACCGCCGCCGCCCTCGGACTGGCCCTGCTCACCCTGGCCGGTCTGCCACCGGCCATCATCGGTCTGGTCGCCAAGGTCGTGGTGCTGCGTCCGGTCGCTGCCGACGGCACCTGGTGGCTGCTCATCGTTGCCACCCTCAACATTGCTCTCGGCATCGCGGTCTATGTGCGCTGGCTCTCGGCGCTCATGGCGCGATCCGGTGACGACGAGGGTTGGGAGCGTGTGGTCCCGGCCGCAGTCAGCGCTGACTCCGAGCCAACGATGAGCGGCGACGCCGCCTCCGCCCCGGCCGGCGACGCAGACGCCACGACCGTCCTACCCACCACCGAGCCAACCGGTGCCCGGGTCACCACCGCCGAACCGGGCGCGACCGCCGTGGCCGGCCAGTCGGCATACGCCATGCCGTGGACCCACCGGGTCCTGATCGCCGTCCTGGCCCTCCTGCTCCTGGCCGGCAGCATCGCCCCGGTCGGCATCTTCTGA
- the htpX gene encoding zinc metalloprotease HtpX, which yields MHKHFNGLKTALLFGAIWALLLGIGALVGGGRFIWIFALIGVATTAYGYWNSDKIAIKAMKAYPVTPEQQPEMYRIVHELSTRAGQPMPRLYVSPTAAPNAFATGRNPQNAAVCCTEGILHLLDERELRGVLGHELMHVYNRDILTGSVAAAIAGIITSVAQMMLFFGGGGGENRPNPLALIAMALLAPLAASMIQLAITRTREYDADEDGATLTGDPLALASALRKIHLGAQRAPLAPEPQLVNASHMMIANPFKAGDVKRLFATHPPMEDRVARLEAMARNGRA from the coding sequence ATGCACAAGCATTTCAACGGCCTGAAGACCGCGCTGCTGTTCGGCGCGATCTGGGCGCTGCTCCTCGGCATCGGTGCGCTCGTCGGCGGTGGACGGTTCATCTGGATCTTCGCGCTGATCGGCGTGGCGACGACGGCCTATGGCTACTGGAACTCGGACAAGATCGCGATCAAGGCGATGAAGGCCTATCCCGTCACGCCCGAGCAGCAGCCGGAGATGTATCGGATCGTGCACGAGCTCTCCACGCGGGCCGGCCAGCCCATGCCGCGCCTCTATGTCAGTCCGACGGCAGCGCCCAACGCCTTCGCGACCGGTCGCAACCCGCAGAACGCCGCAGTGTGCTGCACCGAGGGGATCCTGCACCTGCTCGACGAGCGCGAGCTGCGCGGGGTGCTGGGGCACGAGTTGATGCACGTCTACAACCGCGACATCCTGACCGGCTCGGTGGCCGCCGCGATCGCCGGCATCATCACCTCTGTCGCGCAGATGATGCTGTTCTTCGGCGGCGGTGGCGGCGAGAACCGTCCCAACCCGCTCGCGCTGATCGCCATGGCGCTGCTGGCCCCGCTGGCGGCCTCGATGATCCAGCTGGCGATCACCCGCACGCGCGAGTATGACGCCGACGAGGACGGCGCGACCCTGACTGGCGATCCGCTCGCCCTGGCCAGCGCCCTGCGCAAGATCCACCTGGGCGCCCAGCGCGCGCCCCTGGCACCCGAGCCGCAGTTGGTCAACGCCAGCCACATGATGATCGCCAACCCGTTCAAGGCCGGCGACGTCAAGCGGTTGTTTGCCACCCACCCGCCGATGGAGGACCGCGTCGCCCGCCTCGAGGCGATGGCCCGCAACGGGCGCGCCTGA
- the folP gene encoding dihydropteroate synthase: MRLRGRAFDAGRPAVMAIINRTPDSFWGGNRHAGLDSALGALREAVEAGADIVDVGGVRAGQEGPVVDADEELRRVIPFLEAARSEFPELVLSLDTWRSEVAREAAGVGLDLINDTWAGHDPDLVAVAAEIGAGVVVSHTGGLPPRTDPVAMTYADEHGDDELAVVRDVLRGLAGGADVAVTAGVPAERVLIDPTLDFGKTTRHSLTVLRHTGDLAELGYPILQALSRKDFVGESLDLEPDDRLEGTLAATAIAAWLGASVFRAHDVRATRRVVDMVATIRGDRPPVRSVRGEPRA; the protein is encoded by the coding sequence TTGCGGTTGCGGGGACGGGCCTTCGACGCCGGCCGCCCTGCCGTGATGGCCATCATCAACCGCACCCCTGACTCGTTCTGGGGCGGCAACCGGCACGCCGGGTTGGACTCGGCCCTGGGTGCGTTGCGCGAGGCAGTCGAGGCTGGCGCGGACATCGTCGACGTCGGAGGCGTCCGGGCCGGACAGGAGGGGCCGGTGGTCGACGCAGACGAGGAACTGCGTCGGGTGATCCCGTTCCTGGAGGCCGCGCGGAGCGAGTTCCCCGAGCTGGTGCTGAGCCTGGACACGTGGCGCAGCGAGGTCGCGCGCGAGGCGGCTGGCGTCGGGCTCGACCTGATCAACGACACCTGGGCCGGGCACGATCCCGACCTGGTCGCGGTGGCCGCCGAGATCGGCGCGGGCGTGGTCGTCTCACACACCGGCGGGCTACCGCCGCGCACCGACCCGGTCGCGATGACCTATGCCGACGAGCACGGCGACGACGAGCTCGCCGTGGTGCGGGACGTGCTGCGCGGGCTGGCGGGGGGCGCCGACGTGGCCGTCACCGCCGGGGTGCCGGCCGAGCGGGTGCTGATCGACCCGACCCTCGACTTCGGCAAGACGACCCGGCACAGCCTCACCGTGCTGCGGCACACCGGTGACCTGGCCGAGCTGGGTTATCCGATCCTGCAGGCGCTCTCACGCAAGGACTTCGTCGGCGAGAGCCTGGACCTGGAGCCGGATGACAGGTTGGAGGGGACGCTGGCCGCGACGGCGATCGCAGCGTGGCTGGGGGCGAGCGTCTTCCGCGCCCACGACGTGCGCGCGACCCGCCGCGTGGTCGACATGGTGGCCACGATCCGTGGTGACCGCCCACCTGTGCGCTCGGTGCGCGGCGAGCCCCGCGCCTGA
- the ald gene encoding alanine dehydrogenase, whose amino-acid sequence MRIGVPREIKNREGRVALTPIGVHELVSHGHEVLIERDAGADSHILDDDYAAAGAQILERAEDVWAAELVLKVKEPLPEEYDRMHEGQVLFTYLHLAANAELTRELVNRKVTAIAYETVQLPSGALPLLYPMSEVAGCLAPQVGAHSLLRANGGRGVLMGGVGGVASAKVVIIGAGVSGQNAANIAVGMGADVTLLDTDVEKLRTAFWRTQNRVTGLASSELTLQETVREADLVIGAVLLPGAAAPKLISNDLVAQMKPGSVLVDIAIDQGGCFQDSHVTTHDDPTYEVHNSLFYCVGNMPGAVPHTSTYALTNATLPYAVALADRGWAPALRDNPSLARGLSTHAGQLTNAAVGHAVGIDAVPVDAVLA is encoded by the coding sequence ATGAGAATCGGTGTGCCCAGGGAAATCAAGAACCGCGAGGGCCGGGTGGCGCTGACGCCCATCGGCGTCCACGAGCTGGTCTCGCACGGGCACGAGGTGCTGATCGAGCGCGATGCCGGCGCGGACTCCCACATCCTCGACGATGACTATGCGGCAGCCGGTGCGCAGATCCTCGAGCGTGCCGAGGACGTGTGGGCAGCCGAGCTGGTCCTCAAGGTCAAGGAGCCGCTCCCGGAAGAGTATGACCGGATGCACGAAGGGCAGGTGCTGTTCACCTACCTGCACCTCGCCGCCAACGCGGAGCTCACCCGCGAGCTGGTCAACCGCAAGGTCACGGCCATCGCCTATGAGACCGTGCAGCTGCCCTCAGGCGCACTCCCGCTCCTCTATCCGATGTCGGAGGTCGCCGGGTGCCTGGCACCACAGGTCGGCGCCCACTCCCTGCTGCGGGCCAACGGTGGCCGAGGTGTGCTGATGGGCGGCGTCGGCGGGGTGGCCAGCGCGAAGGTCGTGATCATCGGGGCCGGGGTCTCCGGGCAGAATGCCGCCAACATCGCCGTCGGCATGGGCGCCGACGTCACCCTGCTGGACACCGACGTCGAGAAGCTGCGGACGGCCTTCTGGCGCACCCAGAACCGAGTCACGGGACTGGCCTCCTCCGAGCTCACGCTCCAGGAGACCGTGCGCGAGGCAGACCTGGTCATCGGCGCCGTGCTGCTCCCCGGCGCGGCTGCCCCCAAACTGATCAGCAACGACCTGGTCGCGCAGATGAAGCCCGGGTCTGTGCTCGTCGACATCGCCATCGACCAGGGCGGGTGCTTCCAGGACAGCCACGTGACCACCCACGACGACCCCACCTATGAGGTGCACAACTCGCTCTTCTACTGCGTCGGCAACATGCCGGGGGCGGTGCCGCACACCTCGACCTACGCCCTGACCAATGCCACCCTGCCGTATGCCGTGGCGCTGGCTGATCGTGGCTGGGCGCCGGCCCTGCGCGACAACCCGAGCCTGGCCCGCGGCCTGAGCACGCACGCCGGGCAGCTGACCAACGCCGCGGTCGGGCACGCCGTCGGGATCGACGCCGTCCCAGTCGACGCCGTGCTTGCCTGA